From a single Meiothermus sp. Pnk-1 genomic region:
- a CDS encoding response regulator transcription factor yields the protein MPLRLLIVDDHPIVREGLKAFLGLYPDLEVVGETDSGEEALNKSRALSADLVLLDLQLSDGHGLGFLPRFLSLPNPPKVLILTSFLEEDSLRQALSLGASGYLVKHAGPVALLEGIRAAGRGEVPLDPAAVRLLTRPAPNPLASLTPKEREVLSHLAQGMSNKAIAQALGVSEKTVKTHVSSLLAKLNLKGRTQAALFAKEQGL from the coding sequence ATGCCGCTGCGTTTGCTCATCGTGGATGATCATCCCATAGTTCGGGAAGGGCTCAAGGCCTTTTTGGGGCTTTATCCTGACCTCGAGGTGGTGGGGGAGACCGATAGCGGTGAAGAGGCGCTGAACAAGAGCCGCGCGCTCTCTGCGGATCTGGTCTTGCTCGATCTTCAGCTTTCCGATGGGCACGGCCTCGGCTTCTTGCCTCGCTTCCTATCTCTTCCCAACCCGCCTAAAGTCTTGATCCTGACCAGCTTTCTCGAGGAGGACAGCCTGCGCCAGGCCCTCAGCCTGGGGGCCTCGGGCTACCTGGTCAAGCACGCCGGGCCGGTGGCCTTGCTCGAGGGCATCCGCGCAGCAGGCCGGGGTGAGGTACCCCTAGACCCTGCGGCGGTGCGGCTTCTGACCCGCCCGGCCCCAAACCCGCTCGCCAGCCTGACCCCTAAAGAGCGCGAAGTCCTCTCGCACTTGGCCCAGGGGATGAGCAACAAAGCCATCGCCCAGGCCCTGGGGGTGAGCGAGAAAACCGTCAAGACCCACGTCAGCAGCCTCCTCGCCAAGCTGAACCTCAAGGGGCGTACCCAGGCGGCACTTTTTGCCAAGGAACAGGGGCTCTGA